One genomic region from Bradyrhizobium icense encodes:
- a CDS encoding PBP1A family penicillin-binding protein: MRRSPDLQDNPAETSKRSTDELARGADCDQREPAEVSKRTLAERPSDIDSDEADQARPEHAHTAMAVRGLLIALIADLTALRRRIRSLWRRARAKQGRVKASHGDQRIRKEGRAVRCAPAVVSFLKGAVTSALVTGLVITGGILWALHDTRIAGKSLQPGWPSLVLETADGRPLGRTGSLAEEAVRSDFPDVLVNAVISVEDRRFYQHLGIDPIGIMRAARANFDVGGIVEGGSTITQQLAKLRRIVGREQTIERKLREAFAALWLDFRMDKDAILTEYLNRIYLGAGAYGVAAAARMYFDKRPAELTLSEAAMLAGLIKAPSEYNPIRNLEAARQRAAQVLDAMVDAGAIDAKAAAAAKAAPAEVKAVAQFAPATSWFADWIAKHEFPRVSGADTRSIKVRTTLVPELQQAAERIIAEAFRVPRRGGPSQAALVAMRPDGAVLAMVGGRDYDRSQFNRAADARRQPGSAFKLFVWLAALRSGYSLDDVVDASPIRIKDWEPGNFGGRRYGTMTLEQAFAHSVNTAAVRLGNEVGVDKVVTAARDLGIDAPLPAVPSLALGTAELTLVDLTGAFASVQAGRRADPFGIIAFGPEKEGLRTLGTPTGKALEHHHELTALLRRVVTSGTGRSADSSGFVAGKTGTSQDHRDAWFIGFNESLVIGVWVGNDDHSPMRGVTGGSVPVQIWRRFVEAAGAVAWTGPHIAAEPTAAPLETAGTDDRGNMSDLLGFSGTAMRVSPECDREACSDAYESFRASDCTYQPYQGERQICNIPPARGTPDASMAQIPANSSCNVGVCSRRYRSFDSTDCSYQPYGGGPRRFCDADQ, translated from the coding sequence ATGCGCCGCTCACCCGACTTGCAGGACAATCCTGCGGAGACGTCGAAGCGTTCAACGGACGAGCTCGCCAGGGGTGCTGATTGCGATCAGCGCGAACCCGCGGAGGTCTCCAAGCGGACCTTAGCCGAGCGGCCGAGCGACATCGATTCAGACGAAGCGGACCAGGCCCGACCCGAGCACGCGCACACCGCAATGGCTGTCCGGGGTCTGCTCATCGCCCTCATTGCCGACCTGACGGCACTACGACGTCGCATCCGGTCGCTGTGGAGGCGGGCGCGGGCAAAGCAGGGACGCGTGAAAGCAAGCCACGGCGACCAGCGCATACGGAAGGAGGGGAGGGCAGTGCGGTGCGCTCCGGCGGTCGTTTCGTTCCTTAAAGGCGCCGTCACGTCGGCGCTAGTCACGGGACTCGTGATCACGGGCGGTATCCTCTGGGCACTGCACGACACGCGCATCGCCGGCAAGTCGTTGCAACCCGGCTGGCCCTCGCTTGTGCTGGAGACCGCCGACGGCCGGCCGCTCGGACGGACCGGCTCGCTCGCTGAAGAGGCGGTCCGAAGCGACTTCCCGGACGTGCTCGTCAATGCGGTAATAAGCGTCGAGGATCGCCGGTTCTACCAGCATCTCGGCATCGACCCGATTGGCATTATGCGCGCGGCGCGCGCGAACTTCGATGTCGGCGGGATTGTGGAAGGTGGCAGCACCATTACGCAGCAGCTCGCCAAGTTGCGCCGCATCGTCGGCCGCGAGCAGACGATCGAACGCAAGCTGCGCGAAGCCTTTGCCGCACTTTGGCTCGACTTCCGCATGGACAAGGACGCGATTCTCACCGAGTACCTGAACCGGATTTATCTTGGCGCAGGAGCCTACGGTGTCGCGGCGGCCGCTCGCATGTACTTCGACAAGCGGCCGGCCGAACTCACCTTGTCCGAAGCCGCGATGCTGGCCGGCCTGATCAAGGCGCCCTCGGAGTATAACCCCATTCGCAATCTTGAAGCGGCGCGTCAGCGGGCCGCACAGGTACTCGACGCGATGGTCGATGCCGGAGCGATCGACGCCAAGGCCGCCGCTGCAGCGAAGGCCGCGCCGGCCGAGGTGAAAGCCGTTGCGCAGTTTGCGCCTGCGACGTCATGGTTTGCCGACTGGATCGCCAAGCACGAGTTTCCGAGAGTGTCCGGTGCCGACACGCGCAGCATTAAAGTGCGTACGACGCTGGTGCCGGAGTTGCAGCAGGCGGCCGAGCGGATCATTGCCGAGGCCTTCAGGGTTCCGCGGCGCGGCGGCCCCTCCCAGGCCGCGCTCGTCGCCATGCGGCCGGACGGCGCCGTTCTCGCCATGGTTGGCGGGCGCGATTATGATCGGAGCCAGTTCAACCGCGCCGCTGACGCCCGTCGGCAACCGGGTTCCGCGTTCAAGCTGTTCGTGTGGCTCGCCGCGTTGCGCAGCGGTTATTCGCTCGATGACGTTGTCGATGCTTCGCCGATCCGGATCAAGGACTGGGAGCCCGGGAATTTTGGCGGACGCCGTTACGGCACCATGACGCTTGAGCAGGCCTTTGCGCACTCGGTCAATACCGCGGCGGTGCGGCTCGGAAACGAAGTCGGGGTGGATAAGGTGGTGACCGCAGCGCGGGATCTTGGGATTGATGCGCCGCTGCCAGCAGTGCCAAGTCTGGCGCTCGGCACTGCCGAGCTGACGCTCGTGGACCTCACTGGCGCCTTTGCATCGGTGCAGGCGGGCCGGCGGGCGGACCCGTTCGGTATCATCGCATTCGGTCCGGAGAAAGAAGGCCTACGTACACTGGGTACACCCACGGGCAAGGCGCTGGAGCATCACCACGAGCTGACGGCGCTCCTGCGCCGGGTTGTGACGAGCGGTACCGGCCGCAGCGCAGATTCCAGCGGCTTTGTCGCCGGAAAAACGGGTACCAGCCAGGATCATCGCGACGCCTGGTTCATAGGCTTCAACGAATCGCTGGTAATTGGGGTGTGGGTCGGCAATGACGACCACTCGCCGATGCGGGGCGTGACCGGTGGGTCCGTGCCGGTGCAGATCTGGCGCCGCTTCGTCGAGGCGGCAGGAGCGGTGGCGTGGACGGGACCGCACATTGCCGCAGAACCAACAGCCGCACCATTAGAGACCGCCGGCACGGACGACCGAGGCAATATGTCTGACCTCCTTGGATTCTCCGGCACCGCCATGCGTGTGTCGCCGGAATGCGATCGTGAGGCCTGCTCCGATGCTTACGAATCGTTCCGCGCGTCCGACTGCACGTATCAGCCGTATCAGGGCGAACGCCAAATATGCAACATTCCGCCAGCGAGAGGTACGCCTGACGCATCGATGGCGCAGATCCCGGCCAACTCGTCTTGTAATGTCGGCGTATGCTCGCGCCGTTATCGTTCGTTCGACTCGACTGACTGCAGCTACCAGCCTTATGGGGGTGGTCCACGCCGGTTCTGCGACGCGGATCAATAG
- a CDS encoding efflux RND transporter permease subunit, giving the protein MKFTDLFVRKPVLAIVVNLIILALGLRAMGVLPILQYPRTENAVITVTTTYYGADPDVVSGFITTPLENAIAQANGIDYMSSKSTTGVSTITINLRLNYDPNKALTEINTKVSSVLNQLPERSQRPVLTVEIGQTIDAMYLGFDSEVLERNQITDYLTRVVQPRLQALPGVQTAEILGGQNFALRAWLDPAKLSAYGLTPADVRNALAQNNFISGLGTTKGEMVQVNLSATTGLHSREEFANLVLKHSGGAIVRLKDVAHVVLGADSYDTQVAFDAKPAVYIGIKVAPNANLLEVISGVHKVFPDIVAQLPTGLRGQIVYDSTDFVNSAIDDVLRTLVEALIIVNCVVFLFLGSLRSVFIAAVAIPLSLVGTFTMMLALGYSINLLTLLALVLAIGLVVDDAIIVVENVNRHLERGERPMQAAILAARELGTPIIAMTVVLIAVYVPIAFQSGLTGALFTEFAFTLAGAVTISAVVALTLSPMMGSRLLRSPETTARRGFRFTELIDRVFDSIRRRYRRLLHGSLNYLPVTLTFAGLVLSSIYFLYAGAKSELAPQEDQGVIIASSTLAPNATLAQKLLYAERVYNIFKEFPETAHVFQIDAPGNTIAGMVLKPWDERERTSNELQPLVQDRLNDVAGARIAAFQLPPLPGSQGLPVQFVLTTTDSFDRLNAIAQEFLQRARQSGLFIFLDTTLKIDNPQAIVEIDRDKAAQLGLRMADIGSSMATMLSGGYINYFSLDRRSYKVIPQVKQSLRQDPGQVLDYNVINTNGIPVPLSSVARIVTKTVPQSLDHFQQLNSATIQGVAMPNVAQADALQYLTNLAKETLPQGYRVDYSGLSRQYIQESTGFLLTFSFALLTIYLSLAALFESFRDPLTILVSVPMSIAGALLFIFIGLGGASINIYTQVGLVTLMGLVSKHAILIVKFANDLRLAGRSKREAIEEAAAVRLRPILMTTAATVFGVVPLVLASGAGAVSRFNIGLVIGSGLLIGTAFTLFVVPATYTLLAARHVEAPQERRTAELTG; this is encoded by the coding sequence ATGAAATTCACCGATCTCTTCGTCCGCAAGCCGGTCCTTGCGATCGTTGTCAACCTGATCATCCTCGCGTTAGGTCTGCGCGCGATGGGCGTGTTGCCGATCCTGCAGTATCCAAGAACAGAGAACGCCGTCATCACGGTAACAACGACCTACTACGGCGCCGATCCCGACGTGGTGTCCGGCTTCATCACGACTCCCCTCGAGAACGCGATCGCGCAGGCGAACGGCATCGATTACATGAGCTCCAAGAGCACGACCGGCGTCAGTACAATCACGATCAATCTCCGCCTGAACTACGACCCCAACAAGGCGCTCACGGAGATCAATACCAAAGTCAGCTCGGTACTCAACCAGCTCCCGGAGCGATCGCAGCGGCCAGTCCTTACCGTCGAGATCGGGCAGACGATCGACGCCATGTATCTGGGCTTCGACAGCGAGGTACTGGAACGCAACCAGATCACCGACTACCTGACACGGGTCGTTCAGCCCAGGCTTCAGGCCCTGCCCGGCGTACAAACCGCCGAGATTCTCGGAGGCCAGAATTTCGCTCTGCGCGCTTGGCTCGATCCGGCAAAACTTTCCGCGTACGGCCTGACACCGGCGGACGTCAGAAATGCGCTGGCGCAGAACAATTTCATCTCCGGCCTCGGCACCACCAAAGGCGAGATGGTTCAGGTGAATCTTTCGGCGACCACCGGACTTCATTCACGCGAGGAATTCGCCAATCTGGTGTTGAAGCATTCCGGCGGCGCCATCGTTCGCCTGAAGGACGTCGCGCATGTCGTTCTGGGCGCAGACAGTTACGACACGCAGGTTGCATTCGACGCCAAGCCGGCCGTCTACATCGGCATCAAGGTGGCGCCCAACGCCAATCTGCTGGAGGTCATTTCCGGCGTGCACAAGGTGTTTCCGGATATCGTCGCCCAGCTTCCCACCGGACTTCGCGGCCAGATCGTTTATGATTCAACCGACTTCGTCAACAGCGCGATTGATGACGTGCTCCGCACGCTCGTCGAGGCGCTGATCATCGTCAACTGTGTCGTGTTTCTCTTTCTCGGCTCCCTTCGCTCGGTGTTCATCGCCGCCGTCGCCATACCGCTCTCGCTGGTCGGCACTTTCACGATGATGCTGGCGCTTGGCTACTCCATCAATCTGCTGACGCTTCTCGCACTGGTTCTGGCGATCGGCCTCGTGGTCGACGACGCAATCATCGTCGTCGAGAACGTGAACAGGCATCTGGAGCGCGGAGAGCGGCCGATGCAGGCGGCAATTCTTGCCGCTCGCGAACTTGGCACGCCAATCATTGCCATGACGGTCGTGCTTATCGCGGTCTATGTTCCTATCGCCTTCCAGAGCGGCCTGACCGGCGCTCTGTTCACGGAGTTCGCTTTCACACTTGCGGGTGCAGTGACGATCTCCGCGGTCGTCGCGCTGACGCTATCCCCCATGATGGGCTCGAGGCTGTTGCGGTCCCCGGAGACGACTGCGCGGCGTGGATTCCGGTTCACTGAATTGATCGACCGAGTCTTCGATTCTATTCGTCGCCGATACCGGCGGTTGCTTCATGGGAGCCTCAACTATTTGCCGGTTACCCTGACCTTTGCCGGGCTGGTATTGTCCAGCATCTATTTCCTTTACGCCGGCGCGAAGAGCGAGCTGGCGCCACAGGAAGACCAGGGCGTGATCATCGCCTCCTCGACGTTGGCGCCGAACGCCACACTGGCGCAGAAGCTCCTGTATGCCGAGCGGGTTTACAACATCTTCAAGGAGTTCCCGGAGACCGCACACGTCTTTCAAATCGACGCTCCCGGCAACACGATTGCCGGAATGGTGCTGAAGCCGTGGGATGAGCGCGAAAGGACTAGCAACGAGTTGCAGCCGCTTGTGCAGGACAGACTCAATGATGTGGCCGGTGCGCGTATCGCTGCCTTTCAGCTCCCTCCACTGCCCGGCAGCCAGGGACTGCCCGTCCAGTTCGTGCTTACGACCACGGATTCATTCGATCGCTTGAACGCGATTGCCCAGGAATTCCTGCAGCGCGCGCGGCAGAGCGGCCTGTTCATTTTTCTCGACACGACGCTCAAGATCGACAACCCGCAAGCCATCGTCGAGATCGACCGGGACAAGGCTGCGCAACTCGGCTTAAGGATGGCTGACATCGGCAGCTCGATGGCCACCATGCTGAGCGGTGGCTACATCAACTACTTCTCGCTCGATCGCCGCTCCTACAAGGTCATACCGCAAGTCAAGCAGAGTCTCCGGCAAGATCCCGGCCAGGTGCTCGACTACAATGTGATCAACACGAACGGGATTCCCGTCCCCCTTTCGTCGGTCGCGCGTATTGTCACGAAAACGGTACCGCAGTCCCTGGACCATTTCCAGCAGCTAAACAGTGCGACGATCCAGGGTGTCGCAATGCCAAACGTCGCACAAGCCGATGCACTGCAGTACCTAACTAACCTCGCGAAGGAGACTTTGCCGCAGGGCTATCGTGTGGACTATAGCGGTCTCTCCCGGCAGTACATTCAGGAATCCACCGGCTTCCTCCTGACCTTCTCGTTTGCCCTGCTGACCATCTACCTCTCGCTGGCGGCCCTGTTCGAGAGCTTCCGGGACCCTCTCACCATCCTCGTTTCGGTGCCGATGTCGATTGCGGGCGCACTGCTCTTCATCTTCATTGGACTCGGCGGCGCCTCGATCAATATCTACACGCAGGTTGGTCTGGTCACGTTGATGGGGCTTGTCAGCAAGCATGCGATCCTGATCGTCAAATTCGCCAACGACCTGCGGCTTGCGGGCAGATCCAAGCGCGAGGCCATTGAGGAGGCGGCCGCGGTCCGCTTGCGTCCGATCCTCATGACGACAGCGGCGACGGTCTTCGGGGTTGTACCGCTCGTCCTTGCCAGCGGAGCCGGAGCGGTCTCGCGCTTCAATATCGGCCTTGTGATCGGTAGCGGCCTACTGATCGGAACCGCGTTTACGCTGTTCGTCGTTCCCGCAACTTACACGCTGCTTGCCGCAAGGCACGTTGAGGCACCACAAGAACGACGCACGGCCGAGTTGACTGGCTGA
- a CDS encoding efflux RND transporter periplasmic adaptor subunit, with protein MELQFGRADMIKRMLIMLVAVGIVFAAVFGFQAFKQRMIEKAIAALQNPPQSVSTTVAHFEDWRSTLNAVGSVRAINGTDVSPQASGTVSALHFRSGTNVKKGDLLVELTADADIARLNALKATARLAQLTYERHSSLSTNAVTQQTLDSDQATLKNAEAQVAEQQALLDYKSVRAPFSGRLGIRRVDLGQYIAAGTPIVTLQQLDPIHVDFHLPQQSLANISVGQTVDVTTDAYPDASFDGKISSINSEVDTETRTVLVRATVGNASERLLPGMFVNVTIETGEPKRYVTLPRTAISYNSYGDIVYLVEKHEQGKAGEVDGVARQTFVKTGPIRGNEVALLDGVESGDTVVTAGQMKLRHGSPVKINNEVQLPDERNPKLTEE; from the coding sequence GTGGAACTTCAGTTCGGTCGTGCAGACATGATTAAACGAATGTTGATCATGCTGGTGGCCGTGGGCATCGTTTTTGCCGCGGTGTTCGGCTTTCAAGCCTTCAAGCAGCGAATGATCGAAAAGGCTATTGCTGCCCTGCAAAATCCGCCGCAGTCGGTCTCGACCACCGTCGCCCATTTCGAAGACTGGCGAAGCACGCTGAACGCCGTCGGCAGCGTCCGCGCAATCAACGGTACCGACGTCAGTCCTCAGGCTTCCGGGACTGTATCAGCTCTGCACTTTCGGTCCGGGACCAACGTCAAGAAGGGTGACCTTCTCGTCGAACTTACCGCGGACGCGGATATTGCCCGCCTCAATGCGTTGAAAGCGACGGCCCGGCTGGCCCAGCTGACGTATGAACGTCACTCCTCGCTGAGTACCAATGCGGTCACGCAGCAGACGCTGGATTCGGATCAGGCGACGCTGAAGAACGCCGAGGCCCAGGTTGCCGAACAGCAGGCCCTGCTCGATTACAAATCCGTCCGCGCCCCGTTCTCCGGGCGCCTTGGCATTCGCCGCGTGGATCTCGGACAATATATTGCGGCCGGCACGCCGATCGTGACGCTGCAGCAGCTCGATCCGATCCACGTGGATTTCCACCTTCCCCAACAATCGCTTGCGAACATCAGCGTGGGCCAGACCGTCGATGTCACGACCGACGCTTATCCGGACGCTTCCTTTGACGGAAAGATATCCTCGATCAACTCGGAGGTGGACACCGAAACACGCACCGTGCTGGTTCGCGCCACCGTCGGCAACGCCTCAGAACGGCTGCTGCCCGGCATGTTTGTCAACGTCACCATCGAAACGGGAGAACCCAAGCGCTACGTCACGTTACCCAGGACTGCGATCTCCTACAACTCGTACGGAGACATCGTGTATCTGGTCGAGAAGCACGAGCAGGGAAAGGCAGGCGAGGTTGACGGCGTTGCCAGGCAGACCTTCGTCAAGACCGGACCCATCCGCGGCAACGAGGTCGCCCTCCTCGACGGTGTCGAAAGCGGCGATACTGTCGTCACGGCCGGACAAATGAAGCTTCGTCATGGCTCACCGGTCAAGATCAACAACGAGGTGCAGCTTCCTGACGAACGGAATCCGAAACTGACCGAGGAATAG
- a CDS encoding formate dehydrogenase subunit alpha: MLRRADSERKRAQRLAVPAGVPGGVSRRDFLRRSGLTTGTLALAGTIQPAFVRRAKAQAAPTGGGFELKKTVCPFCAVGCSIWAEVKNGVWIGQEPTFESPINMGTHCAKGAATRELVIGERRLKYPTKLVNGKWERISWDQAINEIGDKLLQIREQSGPDSAYWLGSAKFSNEQAYLMRKFAAFWGSNNVDHQARICHSTTVAGVANVFGYGAMTNSFNDIQNSRSIFLIGGNPAEAHPVSMLHLLKAKEDGAKLIVIDPRFTRTARHANEYVRLRTGTDVAFMYGVLWHIFENGWEDKDFIKSRVYGMDAVRKEVKKWNPVETERVTGVPGEQVLRVARTMAENRPGTLIWCMGLTQSHIGNNKTRAATLVQMALGNMGVPGGGTNIFRGHDNVQGATDLGLLCHDLPGYYGLAEGAWRHWARVWDVDYEWLKGRFASKELMEQKGIPVSRWFDGVIENKENVDQPNKIRAMVYWGHAPNSQTRLPDLKKGMEQLDLMVVIDPVPTLSAVLSERRDGVFLLPAASTMECAGSVTNSQRALQWREKVVDPVFESKTDYEITHLLARKLGFVDQLFKHISMEGNQPLAEDITREFNQGMWTVGYSGQSPERLKLHMQHQDKFDTRTSLGMSAPVEGEYYGMPWPCWGTADIRHPGTPILYDESKSVAKGGLPFRARWGVEHNGTTLLAEGTYTKGSAIQDGYPEMTVAVLEKLGYVSQLSAREKVIIAAIAIDGYDPSLSKITEERARQLLGQMEAAEGGAITSNPQIPSASNSNQFPNISTRAREAIRAYVAEGPQGAKSGMHARQDKDLGEAEFGSPGAGRDQQPIRDGKNPRDKVLKVNWKTDLSGGIQRVAIANGLAPFGNGKARALVWNFPDAVPVHREPLHTPRRDLVKDYPTYNDRRDYRLPVLYRSIQEHDFTREFPMILTTGRLVEYEGGGDETRANKWLAELQQEMFVEINPHDARSKGVRDKDLVWIHSPSGGRIKVVAMVTERVGPGTVFLPFHFGGYWMGESIADRYPEGAAPWVVGESANTAGTYGYDVVTFMQEAKGTLCRVERA; encoded by the coding sequence ATGTTGCGCAGAGCAGATTCCGAGCGGAAACGGGCACAAAGGTTGGCCGTCCCCGCTGGTGTGCCTGGTGGTGTATCCCGGCGGGACTTTCTTCGTCGTTCGGGGCTCACCACCGGAACGCTCGCGCTGGCAGGCACCATACAACCAGCCTTCGTCCGCAGGGCAAAGGCACAGGCCGCGCCGACCGGCGGCGGGTTCGAACTCAAGAAGACGGTTTGCCCGTTCTGTGCGGTGGGTTGCTCGATTTGGGCCGAGGTCAAAAACGGTGTCTGGATCGGCCAGGAGCCGACCTTCGAAAGCCCCATCAACATGGGTACCCATTGCGCCAAAGGGGCGGCGACGCGAGAGCTGGTGATCGGCGAGCGGCGGCTGAAGTACCCGACGAAACTCGTCAACGGAAAGTGGGAGCGCATCAGCTGGGATCAGGCGATAAATGAAATCGGCGACAAGCTTCTGCAGATCCGCGAACAGTCCGGTCCCGATTCAGCTTACTGGCTTGGATCCGCCAAGTTCAGCAACGAGCAAGCCTACCTGATGCGGAAGTTCGCTGCCTTCTGGGGCAGCAACAACGTCGATCATCAAGCGCGCATTTGTCACTCGACGACCGTTGCCGGCGTTGCCAACGTGTTCGGCTATGGGGCGATGACAAACAGCTTCAACGACATCCAGAACAGCCGCTCCATTTTCCTGATCGGCGGCAATCCAGCTGAAGCCCATCCGGTCTCCATGCTTCATTTGCTCAAGGCGAAGGAGGACGGCGCGAAGCTCATCGTCATCGATCCGCGCTTTACCCGCACGGCACGCCACGCGAACGAGTACGTTCGGCTGCGCACCGGAACCGACGTGGCATTCATGTACGGCGTGCTTTGGCACATTTTCGAGAATGGTTGGGAAGACAAGGATTTCATCAAATCGCGCGTCTACGGAATGGATGCAGTTCGAAAGGAAGTCAAGAAATGGAACCCGGTGGAGACGGAGCGCGTCACGGGAGTACCCGGGGAGCAAGTGCTGCGGGTCGCCCGCACCATGGCAGAAAATCGGCCTGGAACGCTGATCTGGTGTATGGGGCTCACTCAATCGCACATCGGCAACAACAAGACGCGCGCCGCGACCCTTGTGCAAATGGCGCTCGGAAACATGGGCGTTCCCGGCGGCGGCACCAACATCTTCCGCGGCCACGACAACGTACAGGGCGCGACGGATCTCGGCCTGCTCTGCCATGATCTGCCAGGCTATTACGGTCTCGCCGAAGGCGCTTGGCGGCATTGGGCACGTGTTTGGGACGTCGACTACGAATGGTTGAAGGGCCGTTTCGCCAGCAAGGAGCTTATGGAGCAGAAGGGTATCCCGGTATCGCGCTGGTTCGACGGGGTGATCGAGAACAAGGAGAACGTCGATCAACCCAACAAGATCAGGGCAATGGTTTACTGGGGCCACGCGCCGAACTCGCAGACCCGGTTGCCCGATCTCAAAAAGGGCATGGAGCAGCTGGATCTCATGGTCGTCATCGATCCAGTGCCGACACTCTCGGCCGTGCTGTCGGAGCGGCGTGATGGCGTGTTCCTGTTGCCGGCTGCGAGCACGATGGAGTGCGCCGGATCCGTCACGAACTCGCAAAGGGCACTTCAATGGCGTGAGAAGGTTGTCGATCCTGTTTTCGAATCCAAGACCGACTACGAGATCACGCATCTGCTGGCAAGGAAGCTTGGTTTTGTCGACCAACTCTTCAAGCACATTTCGATGGAAGGAAATCAACCCCTCGCCGAGGACATCACGCGTGAGTTCAATCAGGGTATGTGGACCGTCGGCTATTCCGGACAATCACCGGAACGCCTCAAGCTGCACATGCAGCACCAGGACAAGTTCGACACGCGCACGTCGCTCGGCATGAGTGCACCCGTGGAAGGTGAGTACTACGGGATGCCCTGGCCATGCTGGGGCACAGCCGACATTCGCCATCCGGGCACGCCCATCCTCTACGATGAATCAAAGTCCGTGGCGAAAGGCGGACTGCCGTTCCGCGCCCGCTGGGGCGTCGAGCATAACGGCACGACGCTGCTGGCTGAAGGCACCTACACGAAAGGATCGGCCATACAGGATGGCTATCCGGAAATGACTGTCGCCGTGTTGGAGAAGCTGGGCTATGTATCGCAGCTCTCGGCGCGAGAGAAGGTGATCATCGCTGCGATTGCAATCGACGGTTACGATCCGTCACTGTCGAAAATCACGGAAGAACGCGCACGCCAGCTGCTCGGGCAAATGGAGGCCGCGGAAGGTGGCGCAATCACCAGCAATCCGCAGATTCCCTCGGCCTCGAACTCCAATCAGTTCCCGAATATCTCGACACGAGCGCGAGAGGCCATACGCGCCTATGTTGCCGAGGGTCCCCAGGGGGCCAAGAGTGGCATGCACGCGCGGCAGGATAAGGATCTTGGTGAAGCCGAGTTCGGCAGCCCAGGTGCAGGAAGAGACCAACAGCCCATTCGGGACGGCAAAAATCCCCGAGACAAGGTCCTCAAGGTCAACTGGAAGACTGACCTCTCCGGCGGCATTCAGCGCGTCGCCATTGCTAACGGTCTTGCCCCGTTCGGCAACGGCAAGGCACGCGCGCTCGTCTGGAATTTTCCCGATGCGGTGCCCGTTCACCGGGAGCCGCTCCATACGCCGCGGCGTGACCTCGTCAAGGACTATCCTACCTATAACGACCGCCGCGATTACCGCCTCCCGGTGCTGTACCGCAGCATTCAGGAGCACGATTTCACCCGGGAATTCCCGATGATCCTCACAACCGGGCGGCTCGTGGAGTATGAGGGCGGAGGGGACGAGACGCGGGCTAACAAATGGTTGGCCGAGCTGCAGCAGGAAATGTTTGTCGAGATCAATCCTCATGATGCCCGTTCCAAGGGCGTGAGGGACAAGGATCTGGTCTGGATTCACAGTCCTAGCGGCGGCCGCATCAAGGTGGTCGCGATGGTAACGGAGCGGGTCGGACCCGGCACGGTATTCCTGCCGTTTCACTTTGGCGGTTACTGGATGGGCGAGAGCATCGCCGACAGATATCCCGAGGGAGCCGCGCCCTGGGTGGTCGGGGAATCCGCGAACACTGCCGGCACCTACGGATATGACGTCGTAACCTTCATGCAAGAGGCAAAAGGAACCCTTTGTCGAGTCGAAAGGGCTTAG
- a CDS encoding formate dehydrogenase subunit gamma, translating into MVRIAAAICSLLFAALLIWVGISTFTHPDPMVVPTNGVINGAAADTLPTGPQARRALAERTQLQRWRTESGPSPEGRFTTGQAISGAQMPRNGETPPSANQTLTREWLAARDNDWPVLIDRGYIAGTSSLPAARDNVFMQPQGRDFRRLHESTTSYAGGWIIFGIALAISLFLLVRGRIPLVHGFSGREVERFSGLERANHWLTASSFVVLALTGLILIYGWTLLQPLIGSLAYGSVARASLYLHIAFAAPFFLGICVMAVIWLRQNLPSRLDLHWMRRFGGFLSNSGNNPPARRFNAGQKLVFWGVVIGGLLLSLSGLTLMFPFFWTDIQWLQWTLLGHALLALLMVGLILGHIYIGTIGMEGAFDAMWNGRVDRNWADEHHSLWLEELVKEDRAGRAETRPASQLPAE; encoded by the coding sequence ATGGTTCGGATAGCGGCAGCGATTTGCAGTCTGCTGTTTGCGGCGCTTCTCATCTGGGTGGGTATCAGCACCTTCACCCATCCTGATCCGATGGTGGTGCCGACGAACGGCGTCATCAATGGCGCCGCGGCCGATACGCTGCCGACTGGTCCGCAGGCTCGCCGGGCGCTCGCCGAACGCACGCAACTGCAGCGTTGGCGCACAGAGTCTGGACCATCTCCCGAGGGCCGTTTTACGACAGGCCAGGCGATTTCGGGCGCGCAGATGCCACGTAACGGCGAGACGCCACCAAGTGCGAATCAAACCCTGACGCGGGAATGGCTTGCCGCGCGCGACAACGACTGGCCGGTGCTGATCGACCGCGGATACATTGCAGGTACCTCATCGCTCCCCGCTGCGCGAGACAACGTTTTCATGCAGCCCCAGGGCCGGGATTTTCGACGGCTTCATGAGAGCACGACCTCATATGCTGGCGGCTGGATCATCTTCGGCATTGCGCTTGCAATTAGCTTGTTCTTGCTGGTGCGCGGACGGATTCCGTTGGTGCACGGTTTCAGTGGACGCGAAGTTGAGCGGTTCAGCGGATTGGAACGCGCCAACCACTGGCTCACGGCATCGAGCTTCGTTGTTCTTGCGCTCACCGGCCTCATCCTGATCTACGGCTGGACGCTCCTGCAGCCACTTATCGGTTCTTTAGCCTATGGTTCGGTCGCCAGAGCTAGCCTCTACCTTCACATTGCGTTCGCGGCGCCCTTCTTTCTTGGAATTTGTGTGATGGCGGTGATTTGGTTGCGGCAGAACCTGCCGAGCCGGTTGGACCTGCATTGGATGCGCCGCTTCGGCGGCTTTCTGAGCAATTCCGGAAACAATCCGCCCGCCCGTCGGTTCAATGCCGGTCAGAAACTAGTGTTCTGGGGAGTCGTCATCGGAGGGCTGCTACTGTCCCTGAGCGGCCTCACACTGATGTTTCCATTCTTCTGGACCGACATCCAATGGCTGCAATGGACGCTGCTCGGCCACGCGCTGCTCGCTTTGCTGATGGTCGGCTTGATCCTGGGCCACATCTACATCGGCACGATCGGGATGGAAGGCGCCTTCGACGCCATGTGGAACGGCCGTGTAGACCGCAATTGGGCAGACGAGCACCACAGTCTCTGGCTCGAAGAGCTGGTAAAAGAGGACAGGGCCGGGCGTGCAGAGACTCGGCCGGCCTCGCAGCTCCCGGCCGAATGA